The following proteins are co-located in the Aerosakkonema funiforme FACHB-1375 genome:
- a CDS encoding MinD/ParA family ATP-binding protein, with the protein MPKVVSIHSYRGGTGKSNTTANLSTSVALQGQRVAVVDTDIQSPGIHNLFGLDPERMDKTLNNFLWGQAPIEDAAYDVGGNVGVQGDGKLFLIPASIRPDDISRILSEGYDVKLLHEGFRKLVKGLNLDYLFIDTHPGLSKETFLSIAISHVLILILRPDKQDYQGTAVTVDVAKQLKVRKMLLVVNKALSSMNFDALKQKVEDTYGTTVAGIFPLSEDMVQLASEGVFCVKYPDHRVSQEFRKVALQVMA; encoded by the coding sequence ATGCCTAAAGTAGTATCAATTCACTCATACCGGGGCGGAACCGGGAAGTCAAACACAACAGCAAACCTTTCCACGAGTGTGGCGCTGCAAGGTCAGCGAGTCGCTGTGGTTGACACCGACATCCAATCTCCCGGAATTCACAATCTTTTCGGTCTAGATCCCGAAAGAATGGACAAAACCCTCAATAACTTTCTGTGGGGTCAAGCTCCCATTGAAGATGCTGCTTATGATGTTGGTGGCAACGTCGGCGTACAAGGCGATGGCAAACTTTTTCTAATTCCCGCCAGCATCAGACCAGACGACATATCTAGGATTCTCAGTGAAGGATATGACGTAAAATTGCTGCACGAGGGATTTCGCAAACTCGTTAAAGGTCTCAATCTAGACTACTTGTTCATCGATACCCACCCAGGTTTGTCTAAAGAAACCTTTCTGTCGATCGCCATCTCCCACGTCTTAATTTTGATTTTACGTCCCGACAAACAAGACTACCAAGGTACGGCGGTGACGGTGGATGTAGCAAAGCAGTTAAAAGTTCGCAAAATGCTGCTAGTGGTGAACAAAGCATTGAGCAGTATGAATTTCGATGCTTTGAAGCAAAAAGTAGAGGACACTTACGGCACTACAGTAGCCGGCATCTTCCCCTTATCGGAAGATATGGTACAACTGGCCAGCGAAGGAGTTTTCTGCGTGAAGTACCCAGATCATCGCGTCAGTCAGGAGTTTCGCAAAGTAGCTCTACAGGTGATGGCCTAA
- a CDS encoding DUF2237 family protein, protein MTRAKNVLGGELLTCCTSPMTGFYRDGKCYTGAGDIGAHIVCAQVTEEFLAFTKSKGNDLSTPVPAFDFPGLKPGDRWCLCAARWKEALDAGVAPPVILSATHALAVEYVSLDELKKHSLDVA, encoded by the coding sequence ATGACACGTGCAAAAAATGTCCTTGGAGGAGAGCTTTTGACTTGCTGTACTTCTCCCATGACCGGCTTTTATCGAGATGGAAAATGTTACACCGGAGCTGGGGATATTGGGGCTCATATAGTCTGCGCCCAAGTTACCGAAGAGTTTCTTGCCTTTACCAAATCAAAGGGCAACGATTTGAGTACGCCTGTACCGGCGTTTGATTTTCCCGGCTTAAAACCAGGCGATCGCTGGTGTTTGTGCGCCGCTAGATGGAAAGAAGCACTCGATGCCGGTGTTGCACCACCCGTAATTTTGTCAGCAACCCACGCTTTGGCGGTGGAATACGTTTCCTTAGATGAACTGAAAAAACACTCTCTCGATGTTGCTTAA
- a CDS encoding mechanosensitive ion channel domain-containing protein, producing MTNESLWIWGLVLIITFPLANIGLAEGVQRLQRRRNPLSGFLDNTRKLVLPTLAVLLVMRLFLGFEDTDLSLQIVQTVYWTAAMVSCLSLINAVLTPKPKTNDWQIYVPGLFYQVARMLVILVIIGYILAAVWQVDLSKVAEALGIGSLVIALALQDTLSNLVSGFLLLFESPFKLGDWIRVGELEGEVIELNWRAVRLKTRERDVVIIPNGVLGGETIYNYTLLDPVHVETIEISFPHSTPPNLVKRVLNDVALTTKGVLTNPAPEVLTKSYGEYMISYEVRIYIRKFTDLYQIRNDFVTRIYYAAKRYKLGVALPVAIEFDKLDISHLQKSYSSKEIAEFLRTLPYFFSINPEEIDKLAQTSKWEEYGLDEEVIVEGQIVGGLYIIREGTVKVAVQDIDNREHIIAKLSKGEIFGDTVIVSGETSPVSVTATDDLTVIIIDRDSVMQLIDRYPKFALEINQFIEERKKALIAIKGTEDSSNKNTARNGYLSSRRLIGS from the coding sequence GTGACAAACGAATCTTTGTGGATCTGGGGATTGGTTCTGATTATTACATTCCCGTTAGCGAATATTGGATTGGCAGAGGGCGTCCAACGTCTGCAAAGGCGAAGGAATCCCCTATCGGGCTTTTTGGACAACACGCGCAAACTCGTGTTGCCCACTTTGGCGGTTTTGTTGGTAATGCGGCTGTTTCTGGGGTTTGAAGATACCGATTTATCATTACAAATTGTTCAGACAGTTTATTGGACTGCCGCAATGGTGAGCTGTCTGTCCCTAATCAATGCGGTGCTTACTCCCAAACCGAAGACAAATGATTGGCAAATCTATGTGCCGGGTTTGTTTTATCAGGTAGCGCGTATGCTGGTGATTTTAGTCATCATCGGCTATATTCTCGCTGCGGTATGGCAAGTCGATTTATCTAAAGTAGCTGAGGCATTGGGGATCGGTTCCCTCGTGATTGCACTCGCACTACAGGACACACTTAGCAACCTTGTATCCGGGTTCCTGCTGCTGTTTGAATCACCGTTCAAACTGGGCGATTGGATTCGCGTGGGCGAACTAGAGGGTGAGGTGATCGAACTCAACTGGCGAGCTGTGCGCCTCAAAACAAGGGAAAGGGATGTGGTAATTATCCCCAACGGAGTTTTGGGAGGAGAAACTATCTACAACTACACTTTGCTCGATCCCGTTCACGTAGAAACAATTGAAATCAGCTTTCCTCACTCGACTCCGCCTAACTTGGTTAAGCGCGTGTTAAACGATGTCGCCCTCACTACAAAAGGTGTATTAACTAATCCAGCGCCGGAAGTCCTCACCAAGTCTTACGGCGAGTACATGATTTCATACGAAGTGAGGATTTATATCCGAAAATTCACCGACCTCTACCAGATTCGCAATGACTTCGTAACCCGGATTTATTATGCTGCCAAGCGCTATAAGTTAGGTGTTGCTTTGCCAGTTGCGATCGAGTTTGACAAACTTGACATTAGCCATCTTCAAAAAAGCTATAGCAGCAAAGAAATTGCCGAATTCTTGCGAACTCTTCCTTATTTCTTCTCCATCAACCCTGAAGAAATCGACAAACTCGCTCAAACATCTAAGTGGGAAGAATACGGATTGGACGAAGAGGTGATTGTAGAGGGGCAAATCGTTGGCGGTCTCTACATCATCCGAGAGGGAACCGTTAAGGTTGCAGTCCAAGACATCGACAATCGAGAACACATCATTGCCAAGTTGTCCAAGGGTGAGATTTTTGGGGATACAGTAATTGTGTCAGGGGAAACAAGCCCTGTATCGGTAACTGCTACCGACGATCTCACGGTAATTATTATCGATCGCGACTCGGTAATGCAGCTGATCGATCGATATCCTAAGTTTGCCCTGGAAATCAACCAATTCATTGAAGAACGTAAGAAAGCTTTGATTGCGATCAAAGGAACAGAAGACAGCTCGAACAAAAATACAGCACGTAATGGCTATCTCAGCAGTCGCCGCCTTATCGGCAGCTGA
- a CDS encoding adenylate/guanylate cyclase domain-containing protein — protein MLKIKQFSIKSKLMVMLLTASLGSIAIVNYLAWNKAKETLQETIFTHLTSVRATKREHIENYFKNIQNHLETLCEDRMVVAAMVEFNKGFKKLNDEYVERNLNAEIERYYQTEFFPRLSKTIEGVPNYETYAPTSQAAQYLQYHYIAKNPNPIGQKDELVDAKDGSEYSKYHEKYHSIFRNITKKFGYYNFFLIDFKTGDIVYTVYKETDFATNLNEGPYRQTNLAQAVAKVRENPERGAIQMVDFSPYRPSYGKPAAFIAGPIYNGPHVIGILAVQLPIDEIDNVLTGNGNWVREGLGNTGQTYLIGGDLLMRSNARYLLEDPEGYKKVLRASGTAESTINSIAQQNTSILLQRIDTEATRAALGGKEGIKVVDNYRGVPVLSSYSPVKIDGVHWAILAEMTLHEAYESVSALQNFLLIGSVIVILVMTYLANLAAINFVKPIDTIVKSTRPNDPDNAESDKYVNAKDEFDEIGQIVSEMRQTIHQNKELLEEKNRENEELLLNMMPSSMAERLKKGETLIAESFPQVTVLFASINGFGEVVAQREVQQNAAILNDLIDMFDQEAEKYDVEKFAAIGERYIAVCGLTKPHLDQAKRMVDFAQAMLEVLKQANNKHRTQLSLRIGIHTGEVMAGIIGNKKFAYNIWGETVNIARILNVQAELHTITISKDVYERVRDLYRFEKGKDVQLETTGKIGTWVLRKKWLTGLMADLMFDEEEDPLNSDDDRDLKDDRDVKKAPEAKENNALAALGLQSPISFDDFDDLDAKDTPQTKDAPQTKEKNNQIVPGLQSLLPLDDLDERDPFNDNA, from the coding sequence ATGTTAAAAATTAAGCAATTTAGCATCAAATCAAAACTAATGGTCATGCTGCTGACAGCCAGCTTGGGATCGATCGCAATAGTTAACTACCTGGCTTGGAACAAAGCTAAAGAAACCCTCCAGGAAACTATTTTCACCCATCTCACCAGCGTGCGTGCCACCAAACGGGAGCATATTGAAAATTATTTTAAAAACATCCAGAATCACCTAGAGACGCTTTGCGAAGACCGAATGGTTGTCGCGGCGATGGTAGAGTTCAACAAAGGTTTCAAAAAACTCAACGACGAGTATGTAGAAAGAAATTTAAATGCAGAGATAGAAAGATATTATCAAACCGAGTTTTTTCCTAGACTTTCCAAAACCATTGAAGGGGTGCCTAATTATGAAACCTACGCTCCCACAAGCCAAGCGGCTCAATATCTTCAGTATCACTACATTGCTAAAAACCCCAACCCGATCGGCCAAAAAGACGAATTAGTTGATGCCAAAGACGGGAGCGAGTACAGCAAATACCATGAAAAGTACCACAGTATTTTTCGCAATATCACTAAAAAATTCGGCTACTACAATTTTTTCTTAATCGATTTCAAGACAGGGGATATCGTTTACACCGTTTATAAAGAAACAGATTTTGCTACCAACTTGAACGAGGGGCCCTATCGGCAGACCAACCTGGCACAAGCTGTTGCCAAAGTGCGAGAAAACCCAGAGCGCGGGGCAATCCAGATGGTCGATTTCAGTCCCTATCGTCCCTCCTATGGAAAACCGGCGGCATTCATCGCCGGCCCGATTTATAACGGCCCTCACGTCATCGGCATTTTAGCTGTGCAACTGCCGATCGATGAGATCGATAACGTCTTGACTGGGAACGGAAACTGGGTCAGAGAGGGACTGGGAAACACAGGGCAAACTTACTTGATCGGCGGAGATTTGCTCATGCGTTCCAACGCCCGCTATCTGTTGGAAGACCCGGAAGGATATAAAAAAGTATTGCGAGCCAGCGGTACGGCAGAAAGCACCATCAATTCGATCGCCCAACAAAACACCTCAATTCTTTTGCAGAGGATAGACACCGAAGCGACGCGAGCGGCATTAGGAGGCAAGGAAGGCATCAAAGTCGTCGATAACTATCGTGGCGTACCTGTTCTGAGCTCGTACTCACCCGTGAAAATCGACGGAGTTCACTGGGCGATTTTGGCAGAGATGACTCTTCACGAAGCTTATGAGTCCGTGTCTGCCCTGCAAAACTTCCTCCTCATAGGGAGTGTGATAGTTATTCTTGTGATGACCTACTTGGCAAACCTTGCTGCTATTAATTTTGTCAAGCCGATCGACACGATCGTCAAAAGCACACGCCCAAACGATCCAGATAATGCAGAGTCTGATAAGTATGTCAACGCTAAAGACGAATTTGACGAAATCGGGCAAATTGTCAGCGAAATGCGCCAGACCATTCACCAAAATAAAGAATTGCTAGAAGAGAAAAACCGCGAGAATGAAGAACTGCTGTTGAATATGATGCCCAGCTCGATGGCAGAGCGGCTGAAAAAAGGCGAAACTCTAATTGCTGAGAGCTTCCCGCAGGTAACAGTATTGTTTGCCAGCATCAATGGCTTCGGCGAAGTGGTTGCACAGAGAGAAGTGCAGCAAAATGCGGCGATCCTTAACGATTTGATCGATATGTTTGACCAAGAAGCCGAAAAATACGACGTGGAGAAGTTTGCCGCCATTGGGGAACGCTACATAGCTGTATGTGGGCTGACAAAGCCACATTTGGATCAAGCTAAGCGGATGGTAGATTTTGCCCAAGCAATGTTAGAAGTTCTCAAACAAGCTAACAACAAACACAGAACCCAACTGAGCCTCCGCATTGGCATTCACACAGGTGAGGTCATGGCAGGGATTATCGGAAACAAAAAGTTTGCCTACAATATTTGGGGCGAAACGGTGAATATTGCCAGAATCCTAAACGTTCAAGCCGAACTGCATACAATTACCATCAGTAAGGACGTATACGAGCGGGTGCGCGACTTATATCGTTTTGAAAAAGGTAAAGATGTTCAGTTGGAAACTACAGGCAAAATCGGTACTTGGGTGCTGAGGAAGAAATGGTTGACGGGATTGATGGCAGACCTCATGTTCGATGAGGAGGAAGACCCTCTCAATAGCGACGACGATCGGGATTTGAAAGACGATCGCGATGTCAAGAAAGCTCCAGAAGCAAAGGAAAACAATGCTTTGGCGGCGCTGGGGCTCCAATCCCCCATCTCTTTCGACGATTTCGACGATTTAGATGCCAAAGACACTCCTCAAACCAAAGACGCCCCACAAACCAAGGAAAAGAACAACCAAATTGTGCCGGGACTGCAATCCCTATTACCGTTAGACGATCTCGACGAGCGAGACCCCTTTAACGACAATGCCTAA
- the glsA gene encoding glutaminase A translates to MAEKHDLKSLASAIQSFASSSPFLSYLTELYEKYESVNEGTVANYIPELGKALPEWFGICVATVNGQVFEVGNCNQLFTMESISKPFVYGLALEDYGREYINSKVSVKPIEETLNSIALDEKSKRPYNPIVNAGAIATTDLIKGNGVGARLKRILDMFERYTGRKHDIYMPAFVSDKAYGNRHRAIAYLMLNFGIISEKIDETLDLYFHQSAIQVNAHDLGVMAATLANGGVNPITGERAIDERYVQDVVSVMQTCGMYDSAVEWAYRVGMPAVSGISGGISAVVPGKLGLGVFSPPVDEGGNSIRGMKVCEDISKDFGLHIFNVAQPKHNLKDLIESGESVDDW, encoded by the coding sequence ATGGCTGAAAAACATGATTTGAAGTCACTAGCCAGTGCAATTCAGTCCTTTGCTTCCTCATCTCCATTTCTTTCGTATCTCACGGAGTTATATGAAAAATATGAATCCGTAAATGAGGGCACTGTCGCCAACTACATTCCGGAGTTGGGGAAAGCCTTACCGGAATGGTTTGGCATCTGCGTAGCGACGGTGAACGGTCAGGTGTTTGAAGTGGGGAATTGCAACCAACTGTTCACGATGGAGTCGATCTCGAAACCATTCGTCTACGGACTGGCACTGGAGGATTACGGTCGGGAATATATCAACAGTAAAGTCAGCGTCAAGCCGATCGAAGAAACCCTCAACAGCATTGCCTTGGATGAGAAAAGCAAGCGCCCCTATAACCCGATCGTCAATGCAGGGGCGATAGCCACCACCGATCTAATCAAGGGCAATGGAGTAGGCGCACGTCTTAAACGCATTCTGGATATGTTTGAGCGTTATACCGGACGAAAGCACGATATTTATATGCCAGCTTTCGTCTCCGATAAAGCATATGGGAATCGGCATCGGGCGATCGCTTATCTTATGCTCAACTTTGGCATAATCAGCGAAAAAATAGACGAAACCCTCGACCTCTATTTTCACCAAAGTGCCATCCAAGTCAATGCCCACGATCTCGGAGTTATGGCAGCTACCCTCGCCAATGGGGGCGTCAATCCCATTACGGGAGAACGCGCCATTGATGAGCGCTACGTCCAAGATGTAGTTAGCGTCATGCAAACCTGTGGAATGTACGACTCAGCGGTCGAGTGGGCTTACCGGGTGGGAATGCCTGCCGTCAGTGGGATTAGCGGTGGTATTAGTGCGGTTGTACCGGGAAAACTCGGCTTGGGAGTCTTCTCGCCGCCTGTGGATGAGGGAGGCAATAGCATCAGAGGCATGAAGGTTTGCGAAGATATTTCCAAAGATTTTGGTTTGCATATATTCAATGTCGCCCAACCAAAACACAATCTGAAAGACTTAATTGAAAGTGGGGAATCAGTTGATGATTGGTAG
- a CDS encoding PAS domain S-box protein produces the protein MSSKSFKSPISQVLGKIPLRIVMIVPFVLQITAAVGIVGYVSFQNGQKAVKDLANKLMDETTGRIEQNLHTYLEIPHRVNKIKLDALESKVLNMDNLSAWENFLWRLVQLYPEVNVSTVANKDGRIRAGDRLEDGTVLMPVLDDFTDYSLQIYNTNEKGERTTVAKVIPNDISGPERRYWYTRQVWYRDAIKADKATWGSITVSLVEPSLLITALETIHDRLGNTQGIMLTSLRLNSTGKFLRSLKIGKTGQAFIMDDLGRLVATSTDEIPFRIDENGKKQMFKATDSSERVTKATSAYLASHPEIFNNFQSSEPIDFKIDGQPQFLRLLPFRDEKGLNWLVAVVIPESDFMEQINANNRNTILLCIAALVIAIVFGIFTSRWISQPILKLSQAAQAIAEGNLHQNVEVKGLKEVSVLEISFNSMAEQLLDSFASLEAKNEALRIAEENYRSIFENALEGIFQATKEGSYMSINPAMARIYGYDSSAEMLAAVTDISAQLYVDSSSLDEFYRQMEEKGNVQKFEYRAYRKDGKIIWVQEDARAVRDTNGNVLYYEGLIQDITERKRREEELKRQLQELRIEIDQQKRQQEVAAITQSDYFQEIQAEASDIELDEFWN, from the coding sequence ATGTCGAGCAAATCCTTCAAATCGCCAATTTCCCAAGTCCTTGGAAAAATTCCGCTCCGCATAGTTATGATTGTCCCGTTTGTCCTACAAATTACCGCTGCGGTGGGAATAGTAGGATATGTATCTTTTCAAAACGGTCAGAAAGCAGTCAAAGACCTAGCCAATAAATTAATGGATGAAACTACCGGTCGCATCGAACAAAATTTGCATACCTACCTGGAAATTCCGCATCGCGTTAACAAAATCAAATTAGATGCGCTCGAATCAAAAGTGTTAAATATGGACAATTTATCAGCTTGGGAAAACTTTCTTTGGCGGCTAGTGCAATTATATCCAGAAGTAAACGTTTCAACAGTTGCTAATAAAGATGGCAGAATAAGAGCGGGAGATCGTCTAGAGGATGGTACTGTGCTGATGCCCGTATTAGACGATTTTACTGACTATAGTCTCCAGATTTACAATACCAACGAAAAAGGCGAGCGTACCACAGTCGCAAAAGTCATACCTAACGATATTTCTGGGCCAGAAAGACGATATTGGTACACACGTCAAGTGTGGTACAGAGATGCAATTAAAGCAGATAAAGCAACTTGGGGCTCAATTACTGTCTCATTGGTGGAACCGAGTTTGCTAATTACTGCCCTCGAAACTATACACGATCGATTGGGAAATACGCAAGGAATCATGCTCACTTCCTTGCGCTTGAATAGTACAGGTAAATTTTTAAGAAGCCTAAAGATTGGTAAAACCGGACAAGCTTTTATTATGGACGATCTAGGAAGATTAGTAGCAACTTCTACTGATGAAATTCCATTTCGGATCGACGAAAATGGTAAAAAGCAAATGTTCAAAGCTACAGATAGTAGCGAGCGAGTCACCAAAGCCACATCTGCATATTTAGCAAGCCATCCGGAAATCTTCAACAATTTTCAAAGTTCCGAGCCGATCGATTTTAAAATAGACGGCCAACCGCAATTTTTAAGGCTCTTACCGTTCCGGGACGAGAAAGGGCTCAATTGGCTAGTGGCAGTTGTAATTCCAGAATCAGACTTTATGGAACAAATTAATGCCAATAACCGCAATACCATTCTCCTATGTATTGCTGCTTTAGTTATAGCGATCGTTTTCGGCATTTTTACCTCTCGTTGGATCAGCCAACCTATTCTCAAATTGAGTCAAGCAGCACAAGCTATTGCGGAGGGAAACCTCCATCAAAATGTGGAGGTAAAAGGGCTAAAAGAAGTTAGTGTTTTGGAAATATCGTTTAACAGTATGGCCGAGCAGTTACTGGACTCATTTGCCAGTTTAGAAGCGAAAAACGAAGCCCTGCGAATTGCCGAAGAAAATTATCGCAGTATCTTTGAAAATGCCTTAGAGGGAATTTTTCAGGCTACCAAAGAGGGCAGTTACATGAGCATAAATCCCGCAATGGCACGCATTTACGGTTACGATTCGTCCGCCGAGATGTTGGCGGCAGTCACCGATATTAGCGCTCAACTTTATGTTGATAGCAGCAGCCTAGATGAGTTCTACCGTCAGATGGAAGAAAAAGGTAATGTGCAAAAATTTGAGTATAGAGCTTATCGCAAAGATGGCAAAATTATTTGGGTGCAGGAAGATGCTAGGGCTGTACGCGATACTAACGGAAATGTACTGTACTATGAAGGTCTAATCCAAGACATTACAGAACGCAAGCGCCGAGAAGAAGAACTCAAGCGCCAGTTGCAAGAACTTCGCATTGAAATCGACCAACAAAAGCGTCAACAGGAAGTTGCGGCGATTACCCAAAGCGATTACTTCCAAGAAATACAGGCAGAAGCGAGCGACATTGAGTTAGATGAATTTTGGAATTAG
- the glsA gene encoding glutaminase A, producing the protein MAEKHDLKSLASSIQSFASLSPFLSYLTELHEKYQNLNEGAISDRIPELANALPESFGICVVTANGQVFEVGDCKQLFAMHSISKPFVYGLALEDCDREYVSSKVSVKQAGETINSIVLDNKNKRPYNPIVNAGAIATTDMIKGNGINERLKRILDIFERYTGRKHSVDTATFFSEKGIGNRDRAIAYLMLNFGIVSDKIEETLDLYFQQCSILVNARDLAVMSATLANGGVNPITGQRALDERYVQDVVTVMHTCGMYDASGEWAYRVGMPAVSGVSGGTIALAPGKLGLGVFSPLVDEENNSVRGIKVCKDLAKDFGLHLFNVTKPERDLKAWIEGGDSVEGW; encoded by the coding sequence ATGGCTGAAAAACACGATTTGAAGTCGCTAGCAAGTTCAATCCAATCTTTTGCTTCCTTATCTCCTTTCCTATCCTATCTTACGGAATTGCACGAAAAGTATCAAAACCTCAATGAGGGTGCAATCTCCGATCGCATCCCGGAATTGGCAAATGCCTTACCGGAGTCGTTTGGTATCTGCGTGGTGACAGCAAACGGTCAGGTATTTGAGGTGGGCGATTGCAAGCAATTGTTCGCGATGCACTCAATTTCCAAGCCATTTGTGTACGGATTGGCACTGGAGGATTGCGATCGCGAGTATGTCAGCAGTAAGGTGAGCGTCAAGCAAGCGGGAGAAACTATCAACTCCATCGTCCTAGATAACAAAAACAAGCGCCCCTACAATCCGATCGTCAATGCAGGAGCGATCGCCACCACCGATATGATTAAGGGTAATGGCATCAACGAACGCCTCAAACGTATCCTGGATATATTTGAGCGTTACACCGGACGAAAGCACTCTGTTGACACTGCAACCTTTTTCTCCGAGAAAGGGATTGGAAATCGCGATCGAGCGATCGCTTACCTTATGCTCAACTTTGGCATTGTCAGCGACAAAATTGAGGAAACCCTTGACTTGTACTTTCAGCAATGTTCGATTTTGGTCAACGCACGCGATTTGGCGGTAATGTCAGCTACCCTTGCTAATGGCGGTGTCAATCCAATTACCGGACAACGCGCTCTTGATGAACGCTACGTCCAAGATGTGGTTACCGTCATGCACACTTGCGGGATGTATGACGCCTCTGGAGAGTGGGCTTACCGGGTGGGGATGCCTGCCGTAAGTGGAGTTAGCGGCGGTACGATCGCCCTTGCGCCAGGAAAACTCGGTTTGGGAGTATTTTCGCCACTTGTGGATGAAGAAAACAATAGCGTCAGAGGTATAAAAGTTTGCAAAGACCTGGCCAAAGATTTTGGCTTACATTTATTTAATGTGACCAAACCAGAGCGCGATTTAAAAGCTTGGATTGAAGGTGGCGACTCAGTTGAGGGTTGGTAA
- a CDS encoding AAA-like domain-containing protein has translation MSIEELLQVVEQNLLGRQLNPLERLVLRQSWSQQTYSEMARQAAYGSAHIKEIGSQLWHDLSEVLGERVTKKNLYIVLNQYGHKHLAQSQTLTAPELRTDTVSTNTLSSSVIQTELVFPSSPVPLNSALYINRPPIEELSYAEITQPGCVIRIKAPKKMGKSSLLTRILAHANNLEYKTVYLDFQEADQAVLSSLDRLLRWICANATRQLGLNPMLDEYWDEDMGSKVSCKIYFEGYLLPQIDCPIVLAFNEVNRIFEHPQIAQDFLPMLRFWHEQAQSVEAWEKLRLVVVHSTEIYIPLKLSQSPFNVGLSIKLPQFNLEQVQDLARRYGVNWSDVKEIEQLMSMVGGHPYLVNVAFYHLCRKEISFKNLLQAAPTSSGIYSHHLRGLLAVLRDEPQLISALQQVVNADGGVALEAIAAYKLESMRLVQLDGNYAKPSCELYRLYFRSQLVSKK, from the coding sequence ATGAGCATTGAAGAGCTTTTGCAAGTGGTCGAACAAAATCTGCTGGGCAGGCAGCTCAATCCCTTAGAGCGCTTGGTCTTGCGTCAGTCGTGGAGCCAGCAAACTTATAGCGAGATGGCCAGACAGGCAGCTTACGGTAGCGCTCACATTAAGGAAATAGGTTCCCAGTTGTGGCATGACCTTTCAGAGGTACTGGGCGAACGGGTAACCAAAAAAAATCTTTATATAGTTCTCAACCAGTATGGGCACAAACATCTAGCTCAATCGCAAACGCTAACCGCGCCGGAATTGCGAACAGATACTGTATCGACAAATACATTATCTAGCTCAGTTATACAGACCGAGCTGGTATTTCCCAGCAGTCCTGTACCTTTAAATTCAGCTTTGTACATCAATCGCCCCCCGATTGAAGAACTCTCCTATGCTGAAATTACACAACCGGGATGCGTGATCCGGATCAAAGCACCCAAGAAGATGGGAAAAAGCTCGCTTCTGACGCGGATTCTCGCTCATGCGAACAATTTGGAATACAAAACTGTCTACTTGGATTTTCAGGAAGCAGACCAAGCAGTTTTAAGCTCGCTCGATCGCTTATTGCGTTGGATATGTGCCAATGCCACCAGGCAGTTGGGCCTTAACCCCATGTTAGATGAATATTGGGATGAGGATATGGGCAGCAAAGTCAGCTGCAAAATCTATTTTGAAGGGTATCTGCTGCCGCAAATTGATTGCCCGATCGTCTTGGCTTTTAATGAAGTCAATCGGATTTTCGAGCATCCCCAAATTGCACAAGATTTTCTGCCGATGTTGCGATTTTGGCACGAACAGGCACAATCAGTTGAAGCTTGGGAAAAACTGCGGCTAGTCGTAGTTCACTCCACAGAAATCTATATTCCCTTGAAGCTATCGCAATCTCCTTTTAACGTGGGTTTATCGATTAAGCTGCCCCAGTTTAACTTGGAACAAGTGCAAGATTTGGCAAGGCGATATGGAGTGAATTGGAGTGATGTTAAAGAAATCGAGCAACTGATGTCAATGGTGGGAGGACATCCTTATTTAGTTAACGTCGCCTTTTATCATCTGTGTCGAAAAGAAATTTCGTTCAAGAACTTATTGCAAGCAGCTCCTACATCATCTGGCATTTACAGCCACCATTTGCGCGGCCTTTTGGCGGTGCTGCGAGATGAACCCCAATTAATATCCGCTTTGCAACAGGTTGTGAATGCTGATGGCGGCGTCGCATTGGAAGCGATCGCAGCCTATAAATTAGAAAGCATGAGATTGGTACAACTCGATGGAAATTATGCCAAACCTAGTTGCGAATTGTATCGTCTTTATTTTCGATCCCAGCTAGTCAGTAAAAAGTAA